A stretch of Brassica napus cultivar Da-Ae chromosome C6, Da-Ae, whole genome shotgun sequence DNA encodes these proteins:
- the LOC106350488 gene encoding transcription factor MYB114-like, with protein sequence MEGSSKRLRKGAWIAEEDNLLRQCIDKYGEGKWHQVPLRAGLNRCRKSCRLRWLNYLKPSINRGKFNSDEVDLLLRLHKLLGNRWSLIAGRLPGRTANDVKNYWNTHLSKKHEPGCKTQMKKRNLPCSSTTPAQKNDVFKPRPRSFTVNNGCSHISGMPEAEFVPLCLGFNDANNIGENSFTCNKDDDKSELVSNLVDGQNMWWESLLDESQDPAALCPEATATKKGATSAFDVEQLWSLLDGETRT encoded by the exons ATGGAGGGTTCGTCCAAACGGTTGAGAAAAGGTGCATGGATTGCTGAAGAAGATAATCTCTTGAGGCAATGCATTGATAAGTATGGAGAAGGGAAATGGCACCAAGTTCCTTTAAGAGCTG GGCTAAATCGGTGCAGGAAGAGTTGTAGACTAAGATGGTTGAACTATTTGAAGCCAAGTATCAACAGAGGAAAATTTAACTCTGATGAAGTTGATCTTCTGCTCCGCCTTCATAAACTTTTGGGAAACAG GTGGTCTTTAATTGCTGGTAGATTACCCGGTCGGACCGCCAATGACGTCAAAAATTACTGGAACACCCATTTGAGTAAGAAACATGAACCAGGTTGTAAGACCCAAATGAAAAAGAGAAACCTTCCTTGTTCTTCTACTACACCAGCCCAAAAAAATGACGTTTTCAAACCTCGACCTCGATCCTTCACCGTTAACAACGGCTGCAGCCATATCAGTGGCATGCCAGAAGCTGAATTTGTTCCCCTATGCCTTGGATTCAACGACGCTAATAATATTGGTGAAAACAGTTTTACATGTAACAAAGACGACGATAAATCTGAGCTTGTTAGTAATTTAGTGGATGGTCAGAATATGTGGTGGGAGAGTTTGCTAGATGAAAGCCAAGATCCAGCTGCGCTCTGTCCAGAAGCTACAGCAACAAAAAAAGGCGCAACCTCCGCGTTTGACGTTGAGCAACTTTGGAGCCTGTTGGATGGAGAGACGAGAACTTGA
- the LOC125589041 gene encoding ethylene receptor 1-like, whose translation MYNPNFSIQYSLKARFMDENGVSRMVTKGLLVHLGCEVTTVSSSEECLRVVSHKHRVVFMDVCTPGVENYQIALRIHEKFTKRHQRPLLVALTGNTDKSTKEKCMSFGLVGVLLKPVSLDNMRNVLSDLLEHRVLYEAM comes from the exons ATGTATAACCCTAATTTCTCGATTCAGTACAGTCTCAAAGCTCGATTCATGGATGAGAACGG GGTAAGTAGAATGGTGACGAAGGGACTTCTTGTACATCTTGGATGCGAAGTGACCACGGTGAGTTCAAGCGAGGAGTGTCTCAGAGTTGTATCCCATAAGCACAGAGTGGTCTTCATGGACGTGTGCACCCCCGGGGTCGAAAACTACCAGATCGCTCTCCGTATACACGAGAAATTCACAAAACGCCACCAAAGGCCACTGCTCGTGGCGCTCACTGGTAACACCGACAAATCCACAAAGGAGAAATGCATGAGCTTTGGTCTAGTCGGCGTGTTGCTCAAACCCGTGTCGCTAGACAACATGAGAAACGTTCTGTCTGATCTTCTAGAACATCGGGTTCTATACGAGGCCATGTAA